CTCCCTGAGGGCTTGGGATTGGGCCTAGATGGACTCCTGCAGGCAGATGATGAACTTTTGCTGCTGGATACAAACCCTCGAGTGCTGTTCTCCACTTCCCCTTCACCTCCCAAACATCCTCCTTTGCAAATAATGCTGGAATTGGGGCTCATGCACGAGCAACAGGAAGAACATGAAATGGACGACAAGGAGATAAAGTTGGAGAAGGGTGAAGATGGAGAATCCTACAGAAACCTCCTGCTGGATTTACCAAACTCATCAGAGCACGCAACGCCATCCCCACGCCGTAGGAAGCGCGAACCCACACATAACGGCATTGAGCGCTCGGTTTGTGAGTCTATAAGCAGCTGGGTGATGGACCGGCGAACGGCGATTGACACGCATAGGCAAAACGTCACTGTCCTGGACAAATTTCCCACCAAGAGGGGCATGATAATGCAGTACTTCTACGAGACACGGTGCCGCGGACCAGATCACCGTGGAGTGCAACCTGGGGAGCATGGACTAGCTGGAGCTGGCTGCCTTGGCGTGGATAAGCGCCATTGGGTGAGCGAGTGTCAGACCAAGCAGTCATTTGTGAGAGCATTCACATCAGACAACACCAGGAGGACAGGATGGAGGTGGATCCGCATCGATACATCATGCGTCTGCGTGTTGTACTCGAAGACACAAAGAACCCGAGCCTTAAACACACGTCAGGGAACGAGATGAGTGTGACATGGGGAAACATTAAGTCACCTGGTTATGGTTTTGGTATGAGGTACATAGTGCCTTATAGCGCATTATATCGACTGTAGCCCATCACATCTACCCCACCCATCAGTGTAAAGGGAATACCATAAGAGCAGATATATAGGAGATTTTGGGGTTCATTGTCAGACATGGTAGTGTGTGTGGTGCATGTACGAGTGAATTGGCAGCAGTAATGGTGTTGTAGCTGTTGCTGGATTGAGGACAAtaaacacacactgtacacagaaTGTGTGCACCTTAGTCTTAGCCTCTTAGTCTTTTACACCTACATGGTGACCAACAAATTAGGTGTGTGTAATAAAGTGCATCATGTGTATGTGTTTAAAACCCCAATCAacttcacaccacacacacacacacacacacacacacacacacacacacactaccatacAGTTGTACACAAGTGCAGCTTTGTGGAGGATTTGTACCTAAACCTGCATTCACACTGGCAGCCATTTTGCACTGCTGCTGAAACTCCTCTATACTGGTCTTTCCTGCCTTTTCACTGGTTTCACTGGTAACCCCAAGGTAGTGTCATATTGATACACACTAACTCCAGGacatacagtagtgtgcaaaagtcttaggcacgtctaAAGAGATGCTGTCGACTAAAAATGGCttgaaaataataaaatgaaatgtttcaatattaaaaaaacattataaacagtaatcagtgagccataataaatgaaacaaagtcaatatttggtgtgagacgaccctttgcttaaaaattaCATATAtattagtctcaggtccagtgagtgcagttttatgcggaaatgatctgtaggttttcctgagcatcttacagaaccagccacagttcttctggacactttgactgtcacactcacttcttcattttacaccaaaacccagcagccttcattaattTGCGCTATCAgcgctggcacaaattgttactctcactcaggatctttctactttcttcttcttctttttattattattattattattatgtgttttGGGATactgtttctccctcagttttcaaccaatcatcaccaaatttcacatgaagaatccctctgggctgaattacgttgctatgacttttagtGCCGATCTGGATCACTTAACCGGAataatccatgaaaaacaggcttttttttcctccctcactaagtgtcattctctatctcttaccattccggatcttAGATGTCCCGGTTTATAAGAGCtcgtgcaaattactgtgactttagtcacagtctctatctagttatgttttcttttttaatctgaaaagtggggggcgtcatggctcaggtggataaggcgccataccataaatccggggacctgggttcgattccggcctgaggtcatttcccgatccctccccgtctctctctcccgctcatttcctgtctctacactgtcctatccaataataaaggtgaaaaacgcccctaaaaaaaaaataatctgaaaagtggtctcttacggAATGCTCAGATACAAACCCTTTTTtcccgtaacatttaattttgtgctggaaaccgaatgtttggaactctaaaatgtttttgtaatattttgactcgataatgtagaagtcataaaatagaaatatataacaaagtttgcatggaaaaaaaagtaggggggctaagacttttgcacagttctgTATAAAGCAAGCATCTCCGTGCATTGAATCAGTCCATAATGCTAGAATGAACCAAAAATGTTTTGCTGTTTATAATATCTGCTGCATATTTTAAAAGCTTAAAGGGTTTGATGTATCAGTATAGAATGAGGAAAATGCCGGCGATGTTCGGTTGCAGATAAATCCGTCTCACTGACTGACTGATCAGGAGCTTCAAGCAGGAATGAACCAAAAACATGGATAATACTGTATTTTATAGTCTGAAAACAAACAGAACACCATCACCACCCCTTGCTCCTACTGGTAATCCCCAAATGGCTTTGCTTCTCAGTTACACGACGTTAAACTTTGCTCAGCTTTGTTGCATTACTTGCCCTGACCACTTTGCATTGTTAACAGTTTTGCTTGCTTCCTGTCTCGGCCACTGAGTCGCAGTGCTTCGCATCGCTGCCAGTGTGAGCGCAGGGTAAAACATGGGCAGGGAGTGAAGATGAACAGTAGGGTCCAGGAATGAGTCCACTACcaagagcttttgcattttttttacacatttgcaGCTGTAAAAATGTTTTCTTATGGACATTTTGTCGCATGATGGTTCATCACAGGGCGTAGATCATGTGGCCAAGAAACTGGGGAAACTCTTTAActttttaacaatttttttttaattttatgattTTATGAGCTAAAGTTAGCTAGTAACATAAGCTTCCAATGATTACATTTTTTTATAATAATTCTTAATTCAAATAtttcagtgggcggcacggtggtgtagtggttagcgctgtcgcctcacagcaagaaggtctgggttcgagccccgtggccggcgagggcctttctgtgcggagtttgcatgttctccccgtgtccgcgtgggtttcctccgggtgctccggtttcccccacagtccaaagacatgcaggttaggttaactggtgactctaaattgagcgtaggtgtgaatgtgagtgtgaatggttgtctctgtctgtgtgtcagccctgtgatgacctggcgacttgtccagggtgtaccccgcctttcgcccgtagtcagctgggataggctccagcttgcctgcgaccctgtagaaggataaagcggctagagataatgagatgagatgagataatggcttttttcgtggtctatcagatatattccattcagctactcgtcttcgactcgttcagtatcatgctagatgaacggaatatatccgatagaccactcaacgccagccaatattatttaaatatgtcactcgatggatttcatatgaaaaatgtgagtttttcaacacgagaagataaacttcatatctctaagccaacgtgtgattttctttttattatatcgacacattcacaaacaaaaagtccccaaatttatcaaaacaactcatcgatttcctcacaagtgtctATGAATTATATACATCTAAAACTACCAATTAAGAATGAAACATCATCTACTGCCTATTTTATGAGCCTAAAGCCCcgtctacacgatcatacatttgtcctaaacattatcatacaaatgtatgatgatgttcGAGTTTGTATGATCATGTTGTGGATTTCTGTCCAGACGAGCATACATTTTGTATGTCACATGACAGGCAGTGTAGATCACATGACCCGAATTAACAATCTGATTGGTGGATGACCCAAAATGTTGTAAGATGTTGTGAACATTTGTTGGAAAGTAGAAACACAATTCTAAAAATTTGAACATCATACAACGTCATACAAGTATGACGTTGTTCAAGTTTGTTGGGAAAACCGTCCACACGATTATACATTTGTCCATAaacatcatcatacatttgtatgacgatgtccatggacaaatgtatgatcATGTAGACGGGGCTTAAAGTTTTTGACGGACTGAAAAAAGTATAC
This genomic interval from Neoarius graeffei isolate fNeoGra1 chromosome 20, fNeoGra1.pri, whole genome shotgun sequence contains the following:
- the LOC132868929 gene encoding neurotrophin-3 — its product is MHWLPLVAMVIASALFFPHCPSVPRLVDATMEPGNNFSTRSLVNPISKSTNSHAEYTSSGKKAEEKLPHRTADTHVQTDLKVNGTSSFVNEDFSPESNEHKKAKPGRMDLELQTPNKLQEHHSFQENHILRDYTSTDDQIQEDSKLKTHIEDGTKDNGLNRRNEEVSVERLTLKEWPRDLYPADRPTTKEDPREVGRDGTKGNTLPMMPAVLPEGLGLGLDGLLQADDELLLLDTNPRVLFSTSPSPPKHPPLQIMLELGLMHEQQEEHEMDDKEIKLEKGEDGESYRNLLLDLPNSSEHATPSPRRRKREPTHNGIERSVCESISSWVMDRRTAIDTHRQNVTVLDKFPTKRGMIMQYFYETRCRGPDHRGVQPGEHGLAGAGCLGVDKRHWVSECQTKQSFVRAFTSDNTRRTGWRWIRIDTSCVCVLYSKTQRTRALNTRQGTR